A genomic segment from Bos taurus isolate L1 Dominette 01449 registration number 42190680 breed Hereford chromosome 1, ARS-UCD2.0, whole genome shotgun sequence encodes:
- the SUCNR1 gene encoding succinate receptor 1 — translation MEWNATCEHWQAVQTALESRYLPVFYGIEFIVGILGNTAVVFGYLFCLKNWNSSNIYLFNLSICDLAFLCTLPMLMRNYAQRKWTYGYVLCISNRYVLHANLYTSILFLTFISIDRYLLMNYPFREHLLQKKLFAILISLAIWGLVTLELLPILLFIHSDDNSTNCTDYASSGDPNQSFIYSMCLTFLGFLIPLFVMCFFYFKIALFLKQRNRQLTTALPLEKPLHLVIMAVVIFSVLFTPYHVMRNIRIASRLKTWKKSPCTEAIINSLYILTRPLAFLNSVINPVFYFLLGDHFREMLMNKLRHHFKALTFFRR, via the coding sequence gAATGGAATGCAACTTGTGAACACTGGCAGGCCGTGCAGACTGCCCTGGAAAGCCGCTACCTTCCCGTTTTTTATGGCATTGAGTTTATTGTGGGAATCCTTGGGAATACTGCTGTTGTTTTTGGCTACCTCTTCTGCCTGAAGAACTGGAACAGCAGTAACATCTACCTCTTCAACCTCTCTATCTGTGACTTGGCTTTTTTGTGTACCCTTCCCATGCTGATGAGAAACTATGCCCAGAGAAAATGGACATATGGGTATGTGCTGTGTATAAGCAACCGATATGTACTTCATGCCAACCTCTATACCAGTATTCTTTTCCTCACTTTTATCAGCATTGATCGATATCTGCTCATGAACTATCCTTTCCGGGAACACCTCCTGCAAAAGAAACTATTTGCTATTTTAATATCTTTGGCCATTTGGGGTTTAGTAACCTTGGAGCTCCTGCCCATACTTCTTTTTATACATTCTGATGACAATAGCACCAACTGTACTGATTATGCAAGTTCTGGGGACCCCAATCAAAGCTTCATTTATAGCATGTGTCTAACCTTTCTGGGCTTTCTCATTCCCCTTTTTGTGATGTGCTTCTTTTATTTCAAGATTGCTCTCTTTCTAAAGCAGAGGAACAGGCAGCTCACTACAGCTTTGCCCCTTGAGAAGCCTCTCCACTTAGTCATCATGGCAGTTGTGATCTTCTCTGTGCTTTTTACTCCTTACCATGTCATGCGAAATATCCGGATTGCTTCACGCCTGAAGACCTGGAAGAAGTCCCCATGCACTGAAGCCATCATCAACTCCTTGTACATCTTGACAAGGCCGTTGGCCTTTCTGAACAGTGTCATCAACCCTGTCTTCTATTTCCTTTTGGGAGATCACTTCAGGGAGATGTTGATGAATAAACTGAGGCACCACTTCAAGGCCCTCACATTCTTCAGAAGATGA